A single genomic interval of Flammeovirga agarivorans harbors:
- a CDS encoding sulfatase family protein has product MRSIYNLMIIPMALLSWGCQKNTSTVSESLNKKPNIIFVYMDDLGYGDISANGATEIKTPNMDALANGGINFSNGYASSATCTPSRYAAFTGEYPWRKNAQILPGSAPMLISTKQMTLPKMLKSSGYSTAIIGKWHLGLGTHDKDWNEHISPGPNEVGFDYSYIMAATQDRVPTVYIEDGDVVGLDKNDPIQIDYHKNFEGEPTAIDHPEMVKMKWHHGHNNSIVNGIPRIGYMKGGKSALWSDVDMADHFLLKVKSYIKDQSNKEAPFFLTYTMQQPHVPRTPHPRFVGKSGMGPRGDVILEADWCIGELLKTLKEEGIEENTLIVFSSDNGPVLNDGYYDQAVELIGNHDPKGGLRGGKYSLYDAGAHVPFITYWKGTIAPGKSDALVCQMDLLNSLAALTGSEISTPDSENVLGALLSADQKGRTSLILEATTRTSYRKGDLVLIPPYKGKKKNKQVNIELGNDTEIQLYNLKEDPSQMKNIAKDNPQLTKQLLAEFQKLRGLDYNETKKLELM; this is encoded by the coding sequence ATGAGAAGCATATATAATTTGATGATCATCCCTATGGCATTACTGTCATGGGGGTGCCAAAAAAACACCTCTACGGTAAGTGAATCCCTCAACAAGAAACCAAATATCATTTTTGTATATATGGATGATCTTGGCTACGGTGATATTAGTGCCAATGGAGCTACTGAGATTAAAACGCCTAACATGGATGCCTTAGCCAATGGTGGAATTAACTTTTCTAATGGGTATGCCTCGTCGGCCACTTGTACACCTTCTAGGTATGCGGCATTTACCGGAGAGTATCCTTGGAGAAAAAATGCTCAAATACTTCCTGGATCTGCTCCGATGCTCATCAGTACTAAACAAATGACGTTACCAAAAATGTTGAAATCATCTGGTTATTCAACAGCCATTATTGGTAAATGGCACCTTGGTTTAGGTACACATGATAAAGATTGGAACGAACATATTTCACCAGGCCCGAACGAAGTAGGTTTCGATTATTCTTACATCATGGCAGCAACTCAAGATAGAGTTCCTACTGTCTATATTGAAGATGGTGATGTAGTTGGATTGGATAAAAATGATCCAATTCAGATCGATTACCATAAAAATTTTGAAGGAGAACCAACAGCTATCGATCACCCAGAAATGGTGAAAATGAAATGGCACCATGGGCACAATAACTCAATTGTGAATGGTATCCCTAGAATCGGTTATATGAAAGGTGGTAAATCTGCTTTATGGAGTGATGTAGATATGGCAGATCATTTCCTTTTAAAAGTGAAATCGTATATCAAAGATCAGTCAAATAAAGAAGCTCCATTCTTCTTAACCTACACAATGCAGCAGCCTCACGTACCTAGAACGCCACATCCAAGATTTGTAGGAAAATCAGGAATGGGTCCAAGAGGTGATGTGATTCTTGAAGCCGATTGGTGTATTGGCGAACTTTTAAAAACATTAAAAGAAGAGGGTATTGAAGAAAATACGCTAATCGTTTTCTCATCTGATAATGGGCCAGTATTAAACGATGGTTACTACGATCAAGCGGTAGAATTAATTGGTAATCATGATCCAAAAGGTGGATTAAGAGGAGGAAAATATTCCCTTTATGATGCGGGTGCCCATGTTCCATTTATTACTTATTGGAAAGGAACCATCGCACCTGGAAAATCGGATGCTTTAGTGTGTCAAATGGACTTATTGAATTCATTAGCTGCTCTTACAGGTAGTGAAATTTCCACTCCAGATTCAGAAAATGTTTTAGGGGCTTTATTAAGTGCTGATCAAAAAGGAAGAACTTCCCTTATTCTTGAAGCGACAACAAGAACTTCATACAGAAAAGGAGACTTAGTATTGATACCTCCTTACAAAGGGAAGAAGAAAAATAAACAGGTAAATATTGAGTTGGGTAATGACACTGAAATTCAACTTTACAACTTGAAAGAAGACCCTTCACAAATGAAAAATATTGCGAAAGACAATCCACAATTGACAAAACAACTGTTGGCTGAATTTCAAAAACTTAGAGGACTGGACTATAACGAAACAAAAAAATTAGAACTGATGTAA
- a CDS encoding PKD domain-containing protein, producing the protein MKYIYKLHTLLWLAVYSLCFHTTGQAQSFDGAGTVEDPYLISSKAQLIELDNSSELWGMHFKLTTDIDMDGETFHPIGYKVGSDVSKTFKGSFDGGFNTISNLTITKHPDQSSLGVGFIGYSQGASIKHLGIINLSNEQKVPNIERVGGLIGHAEWNTIVDQCFILGGKVSGSGSIGGLIGMVVNVTLTDCFAAVELDAKWGNNGGIVGNMNAVEASASITNATTYGTVLNGVPGITADANIKNDIAISGLYAISTTGKENPSDKVTVLTPLEMTDASQFSALDFTESGAWKMNTNSYPVLSGFPDAAFSIMDAFYDIPLTVTSNGTDPISGATVTINLKDYTTDANGNPEGLVESGTYDYSVNAEGYNEYTGSFSTGDEQKTITLVSDALVTYTAAFVVKDEDGEVVADATFNLKKTDLTFDKSFTTDAEGKVTVEKLVVGDYEYAIQKTLFEEKKGTFTLSTENYNEEITLVEINKAPVAVVGSGRTVESGEVVTLYGADSYDENKDALSFTWTAPDGVTLSNAYAAIPTFTVPVVTETTTLTFSLVVNDGEVDSEPATVSFVAKSKIINGLNLIVNGGFEEELTKGWTGMGAYAQSDVVDPMSKGSKSVKFETSSKVDGVQTHMDDFIDVEIGKAYKFSGKVRVDKMMVTVFNLRFMPSNDWFDADNAKFSITQSGSGWGDLQPEKGSWVSFEKILTFDEAFAAGSSKGDVVSTRLHLQSSNDATDELIYFDDLMLEETDIDFTLSAGEDQTTLPGATVDLMGSHNSSNSFTYTWEAPEGITLTSTNTLATSFDVASDITEETTYTLKLKASDGSFEASDEVNVVVVPGISANAGDDQTVDAGDIVTLDASNTTPEDVTLTWTAPEGITLSDVNVAMPTFTAPIVTESTTFTFSLAVNLGESSASDEVVITVNPSSIPVADAGNDQTVGTGATITLDGSGSQSQTEGDLSYAWTAPEGITLSDNTAAMPTFTAPMVEGETSFTFSLIVNDGVNSSKADDVVITVINEKISGLELLVNGGFEEGKSVGWSGIESEMFSISDIVSEQSKGTSSLEVAATAKIDLVETSSDSYFNLEVGKQYKFTGKILVETMNVEVYNIRFMPSDEWKDSGATKLGITAPGISWGDFNATIGEWVSFEKIITIDENFHISKSLSQGDIVPTRLYIQTPKTEEELFYLDDFSVVEYGIDFQLDAGDDIVIQSGSSVDLMATHNSSDEFTYTWTAPSGVTLSSTDMKSTTFTSASGLVAPMEYEFTVTAKKGMLSYSDKVKVTVVPEINANAGDDQVVKQGTTVTLDASATTPEETTFVWEAPEGITLSDNTSAMPTFTAPNVTEETTLTFTLRAQYLEGESTDEVEVLVYPELVANAGDDQVAYINSTVTLDATATIPQNANITWTAPEGITLSDANALQPTFNVPELAEDTEYTFTLTATYRDMTSTDEVMITIKSVEQPVANAGEDQTVNAGDEVTLDGTASTPLDVQLEWIVPEGITLSDVNSATPTFTAPELEYDNDYVFVLKATVADMVVTDQVTVTVLSANIQAPTSAEDLAADLVKCYPNPTHSGRTNIELLSDAEVSVINLSGQVVERKSLSTGIHELDLSDAASGVYILHVQSESFIKSIQLIVK; encoded by the coding sequence ATGAAATACATCTACAAACTACATACACTGTTATGGCTCGCAGTGTATAGCCTATGTTTTCATACCACCGGCCAAGCTCAATCGTTTGATGGTGCCGGTACTGTAGAAGACCCTTATTTAATTTCATCGAAAGCTCAATTGATTGAATTAGATAATTCTTCTGAGTTATGGGGTATGCACTTTAAATTAACTACGGATATTGATATGGATGGCGAAACTTTCCATCCTATTGGATATAAAGTTGGAAGTGATGTTTCAAAAACGTTTAAAGGTTCATTTGATGGGGGCTTCAATACCATCAGCAACCTTACGATTACGAAACATCCGGACCAATCTTCGTTAGGAGTTGGATTTATCGGATATAGCCAAGGTGCTTCAATAAAACATTTAGGTATTATTAATTTATCGAACGAACAAAAAGTACCTAACATTGAAAGAGTTGGTGGACTTATTGGTCATGCAGAATGGAATACGATAGTTGATCAGTGTTTTATTTTAGGTGGAAAAGTATCAGGATCTGGCTCAATTGGCGGATTGATTGGTATGGTTGTAAATGTAACGCTAACAGATTGCTTTGCTGCAGTAGAACTGGATGCCAAATGGGGTAATAACGGTGGTATTGTTGGTAATATGAATGCTGTAGAAGCAAGTGCATCCATCACTAATGCTACCACTTATGGTACTGTTTTAAATGGTGTTCCTGGTATCACAGCAGATGCAAATATTAAAAACGATATTGCGATTTCTGGCTTATATGCCATTTCTACTACGGGTAAAGAAAATCCTTCTGACAAGGTAACTGTACTTACTCCTCTTGAAATGACAGATGCAAGTCAATTCTCAGCATTAGATTTTACAGAAAGTGGTGCTTGGAAAATGAATACCAACTCTTACCCTGTTCTAAGCGGATTCCCAGACGCGGCATTCTCTATAATGGACGCTTTTTATGATATACCTCTAACTGTTACTTCTAATGGAACAGATCCAATTAGTGGTGCTACTGTGACTATCAATTTAAAAGACTATACAACAGACGCTAACGGTAACCCTGAAGGTCTAGTAGAATCTGGTACTTACGACTATTCAGTAAATGCTGAAGGCTACAACGAATATACTGGATCATTCAGTACAGGTGATGAACAAAAAACTATCACTTTAGTCTCAGATGCGCTGGTAACGTATACTGCTGCTTTTGTAGTAAAAGATGAGGACGGTGAAGTTGTAGCAGATGCTACATTCAATTTAAAAAAGACAGACCTTACTTTCGATAAATCATTCACTACGGATGCTGAAGGCAAAGTGACTGTTGAAAAACTTGTTGTTGGTGATTACGAATACGCTATTCAAAAAACGTTATTTGAAGAGAAAAAGGGAACATTTACCCTATCAACAGAAAACTATAACGAGGAGATTACTCTAGTAGAAATCAATAAAGCTCCTGTAGCCGTTGTAGGGTCAGGAAGAACAGTAGAATCTGGTGAGGTAGTAACATTATACGGTGCAGATTCTTATGATGAAAACAAAGATGCACTATCATTTACATGGACAGCCCCTGATGGAGTTACCTTGTCTAATGCATATGCTGCTATTCCTACTTTTACAGTTCCTGTGGTTACAGAAACAACGACACTAACATTTTCATTAGTCGTAAATGACGGAGAAGTAGACTCTGAACCTGCTACTGTTTCTTTCGTTGCAAAAAGCAAAATCATTAATGGATTAAACTTAATCGTTAATGGAGGTTTTGAAGAAGAACTAACGAAAGGTTGGACTGGCATGGGTGCTTATGCTCAATCAGATGTGGTAGATCCAATGTCGAAAGGTAGTAAAAGTGTTAAGTTTGAAACGTCTAGTAAAGTAGACGGTGTCCAAACTCATATGGATGATTTCATAGATGTTGAAATCGGAAAAGCTTACAAATTCTCTGGTAAAGTCAGAGTTGATAAAATGATGGTTACGGTATTCAATTTACGTTTTATGCCATCAAATGATTGGTTTGATGCTGATAATGCGAAGTTCTCTATTACACAATCAGGTAGTGGCTGGGGTGATTTACAACCAGAAAAAGGAAGCTGGGTTTCTTTCGAAAAGATATTAACTTTTGACGAAGCTTTTGCGGCTGGTTCATCAAAAGGTGATGTGGTTAGCACAAGATTACATCTTCAAAGTTCAAATGATGCAACAGACGAACTTATTTATTTTGATGATTTGATGTTAGAAGAAACAGACATTGATTTTACTTTGTCTGCTGGAGAAGATCAAACAACACTTCCTGGTGCCACTGTTGATCTAATGGGTAGCCATAATTCATCAAATTCATTTACATATACTTGGGAAGCACCTGAAGGAATTACATTAACTTCTACAAATACATTAGCTACTTCTTTTGATGTTGCTAGTGATATCACTGAAGAAACTACTTATACATTAAAGTTAAAAGCTAGTGATGGAAGTTTTGAAGCTTCTGACGAGGTAAATGTTGTTGTTGTTCCAGGAATTTCTGCCAATGCTGGCGATGATCAGACAGTAGATGCCGGAGATATTGTCACTTTAGACGCATCAAACACTACACCTGAAGATGTTACCTTAACTTGGACAGCACCAGAAGGTATCACTTTATCTGATGTTAATGTTGCTATGCCAACTTTCACTGCTCCTATCGTGACTGAAAGTACTACTTTTACATTCTCTTTGGCTGTCAACTTAGGTGAATCTTCTGCTTCTGATGAAGTAGTGATTACAGTAAACCCAAGTTCAATTCCTGTAGCAGATGCTGGGAATGATCAAACTGTAGGAACTGGAGCGACTATTACTTTAGATGGTTCTGGTTCTCAAAGTCAGACAGAAGGTGATTTATCGTATGCATGGACTGCTCCAGAAGGAATTACGTTATCGGACAATACTGCTGCAATGCCTACATTTACGGCCCCGATGGTAGAAGGAGAAACTTCTTTCACTTTCAGTTTAATTGTAAATGATGGGGTAAATTCATCAAAAGCAGATGACGTAGTTATTACCGTAATTAATGAAAAGATTAGTGGCTTAGAACTTTTAGTGAATGGTGGATTTGAAGAGGGCAAATCAGTAGGTTGGTCTGGTATTGAAAGTGAAATGTTCTCTATTTCTGATATTGTTTCAGAGCAATCGAAAGGAACATCAAGCTTAGAAGTTGCAGCCACTGCAAAAATCGACTTAGTAGAAACATCTTCAGATAGCTACTTTAATCTAGAAGTGGGAAAACAATATAAGTTCACAGGTAAAATCTTGGTAGAAACAATGAATGTTGAAGTCTACAACATTAGATTTATGCCAAGTGATGAGTGGAAAGATTCTGGCGCAACGAAGTTAGGTATCACTGCTCCAGGTATAAGCTGGGGAGATTTCAATGCCACTATTGGTGAATGGGTTTCTTTTGAAAAAATCATCACAATCGATGAGAATTTCCATATCTCAAAATCATTATCACAAGGAGATATTGTACCAACAAGGTTATATATCCAAACACCTAAAACAGAAGAGGAATTATTCTATTTAGATGATTTCAGCGTTGTAGAATATGGTATTGATTTCCAATTGGATGCTGGTGATGATATCGTTATCCAATCTGGTAGTTCAGTTGACCTAATGGCCACTCACAACTCTTCTGATGAGTTTACTTATACTTGGACTGCTCCGAGTGGTGTTACTTTGTCTTCAACAGATATGAAGTCAACAACATTTACAAGTGCATCTGGTTTAGTAGCTCCTATGGAATATGAATTTACAGTAACAGCTAAAAAAGGAATGCTTTCTTATTCTGATAAAGTGAAAGTAACTGTAGTTCCAGAAATCAATGCTAATGCTGGCGATGATCAAGTAGTAAAACAAGGTACGACAGTAACTTTAGATGCCTCTGCAACAACACCTGAGGAAACTACATTTGTTTGGGAAGCACCGGAAGGTATTACTCTATCTGATAACACTTCAGCAATGCCGACATTTACAGCACCAAATGTTACTGAAGAAACTACATTGACATTTACACTTAGAGCACAATACCTTGAAGGAGAATCTACTGACGAAGTGGAAGTATTGGTATATCCTGAATTGGTAGCCAATGCTGGGGATGATCAAGTAGCCTACATTAACAGCACAGTGACATTGGATGCTACGGCAACAATACCACAAAACGCTAACATTACTTGGACTGCCCCAGAAGGAATTACTTTAAGTGATGCTAATGCATTACAACCTACTTTCAATGTACCTGAATTGGCTGAAGATACTGAATATACTTTCACATTAACTGCCACTTACAGAGACATGACATCTACAGACGAAGTAATGATTACAATCAAATCTGTAGAACAACCAGTAGCCAATGCTGGGGAAGACCAAACGGTTAATGCGGGTGATGAAGTGACATTAGATGGTACGGCTTCTACTCCTTTAGATGTACAACTAGAGTGGATCGTTCCTGAAGGAATTACACTTTCTGATGTTAATAGTGCTACACCAACATTCACTGCACCTGAACTTGAGTATGACAATGATTATGTATTTGTACTTAAGGCAACAGTAGCGGATATGGTAGTTACAGATCAAGTAACAGTAACTGTATTGTCAGCGAACATTCAAGCACCTACTTCTGCAGAAGATTTAGCTGCTGACCTAGTAAAATGCTACCCGAATCCTACTCATTCAGGAAGAACAAATATTGAGTTATTAAGTGATGCTGAAGTATCAGTAATCAATCTTTCAGGGCAAGTAGTAGAGAGAAAATCTTTATCTACAGGTATCCATGAGCTGGACTTAAGTGATGCTGCTAGCGGAGTATACATTCTACATGTACAATCTGAAAGCTTCATAAAGAGTATTCAATTAATCGTAAAATAA
- a CDS encoding T9SS type A sorting domain-containing protein, translated as MKWNTTCSTFVWTLLGLVFTLSPWQGNAQTKVTINHKTQRFIGGVSELNRNKFFNLHAKANDAELNAFYEEYNVGQGRGFWGPLSESKRKGFAVGTYPNSTVNDNSTAEKDVFRYVGTEHPKSAFLDEMDVDKAADWAVKYFVDEVSVNDRPQFYEPMNEPFVHAHDFYEGKWITEDEIRVKRRMADLFAAIGKKIHETPSLGKMKVVGYSAAWPSMEIHDFAHWEENMKMFMDVAGEHMDGFSTHLYDGVNITGQNNIRSGSNSEAILDLIETYSYLKWGKVKPHAITEYGVITHGFDDDYTDLESVQSVKGINHMLFNLLDRENVIDISIPFITDKSKWHLNAGNNYQPYGAALFIPTNIGEAEVKGWRYSPRIHFYELWKDVKGKRVQINSDNPDIQTHAFQEENTLYIAFNNLDDNSQTIDIEFVENLDALKSITKKSLRIYDDKQEEMSITTLNESISSLELIGGETCILAYHFEEAPTLTSAMVEQKYYAPEHIKAIQSNQTNTFTFNGVDTDGTQQVILHMGIGRKHDKSKQPTIKVNDVMITVPSNWKGSDQAHRDDFFGVIEIPFDSDLLKANNKISVTFPDEGGHISSMILELSNEKDISIGMESVEILLPNNTIGSAEQVSIDLKYTATTTRDLVAEFWSSQQWLGQATKTIDAGSGTQTLRIPLQNAPTIGEKYIIKASIRPEGKSWQYNLATDQKNDVIAVEKGDTFAANFTIKDESEQILEGAIITIGEEKKTSNSEGNISFSELEAGEFDFSVELSGYTTYNSSFTISDQDLSIPVVLTLTSEAWVNAGDDQTVESGDLVTLTASTSHNDEFVTKWSSSSSILIENSEALSIQFTAPEVESETAFVFEFEGTREGLTEYDEVTVTVTPNSTDIPTYALNIEESIPFYPNPVDDIVNVELKDASDVIFFTSNGQKVRTLSLAKGLQSINISDLQKGIYFLKITSNNLNILYKMLKN; from the coding sequence ATGAAATGGAATACAACATGTAGTACGTTTGTTTGGACGCTCCTTGGACTTGTTTTCACACTCAGTCCATGGCAAGGCAATGCACAAACAAAAGTGACGATCAATCACAAAACTCAACGATTTATAGGAGGTGTTTCCGAACTAAACCGAAACAAATTTTTCAATCTTCATGCAAAAGCAAACGATGCAGAACTGAACGCATTTTATGAAGAATACAATGTGGGACAAGGCCGTGGTTTTTGGGGTCCTTTATCAGAGTCTAAAAGAAAAGGATTTGCTGTAGGCACCTACCCCAACTCCACTGTAAACGATAATAGCACAGCAGAAAAAGATGTCTTCAGATATGTTGGTACAGAACATCCTAAAAGTGCCTTCCTGGATGAAATGGATGTAGATAAAGCTGCTGATTGGGCTGTAAAATATTTTGTAGATGAAGTGAGTGTAAATGACCGCCCACAATTCTATGAACCAATGAACGAGCCTTTTGTACACGCTCATGATTTTTATGAAGGGAAGTGGATTACAGAAGATGAAATTAGAGTAAAACGCAGAATGGCTGATTTATTTGCTGCTATTGGTAAAAAAATCCATGAAACACCTTCCCTTGGAAAAATGAAGGTGGTCGGTTATTCTGCTGCTTGGCCATCTATGGAGATTCATGACTTTGCCCATTGGGAAGAGAATATGAAAATGTTTATGGATGTTGCAGGTGAACATATGGACGGTTTTTCAACACATTTATATGACGGTGTGAATATTACGGGTCAGAATAATATTCGTTCTGGTAGTAACTCTGAAGCCATATTAGACCTTATTGAAACTTACAGTTACCTGAAATGGGGAAAAGTAAAACCACATGCCATTACTGAGTACGGAGTAATTACTCATGGCTTTGATGATGACTATACAGATTTGGAAAGTGTACAATCTGTAAAAGGAATCAACCATATGTTATTTAATTTATTGGATAGAGAAAATGTGATTGATATTTCTATTCCATTTATCACAGATAAATCTAAATGGCATCTTAATGCTGGTAATAATTACCAACCTTATGGAGCTGCATTGTTTATTCCAACAAACATTGGGGAGGCAGAGGTAAAAGGATGGAGATATTCTCCAAGGATTCATTTTTATGAATTATGGAAAGATGTTAAAGGAAAAAGAGTGCAAATAAACTCGGACAACCCTGATATTCAAACTCATGCTTTCCAAGAAGAAAATACCTTATACATCGCCTTCAATAATTTAGACGATAACAGTCAAACTATTGATATTGAGTTTGTAGAAAACTTAGATGCGTTGAAGTCTATCACTAAAAAGTCGCTTCGTATCTATGATGATAAACAAGAAGAGATGAGTATTACAACGCTCAATGAATCCATTTCTTCATTAGAATTGATTGGTGGAGAAACTTGTATTCTAGCCTATCATTTTGAAGAAGCACCTACGCTTACTTCTGCAATGGTAGAGCAAAAATATTATGCACCAGAACATATCAAAGCCATTCAATCGAACCAAACCAACACCTTTACTTTTAACGGCGTTGATACGGATGGTACACAACAAGTTATCCTTCATATGGGAATAGGTAGAAAGCATGATAAGTCGAAACAACCTACGATTAAAGTAAATGATGTAATGATCACTGTCCCTAGCAATTGGAAAGGTAGTGACCAAGCACATAGAGATGACTTCTTTGGTGTGATCGAAATCCCTTTTGATTCTGATCTATTAAAAGCAAACAATAAAATCTCTGTCACTTTCCCTGATGAGGGTGGCCATATTAGTTCAATGATTTTGGAGCTTTCTAATGAGAAAGATATCTCTATCGGGATGGAAAGTGTAGAGATTTTACTTCCTAATAATACTATTGGAAGTGCTGAACAGGTAAGTATAGATCTAAAATATACAGCAACAACCACAAGAGATTTAGTTGCTGAATTTTGGTCCTCACAACAATGGTTAGGACAAGCAACTAAAACCATTGATGCAGGCAGTGGAACTCAAACTTTACGTATTCCTTTACAGAATGCACCCACTATTGGAGAGAAATATATCATCAAGGCCAGTATTCGCCCTGAAGGAAAAAGTTGGCAATATAATCTCGCAACAGATCAAAAAAACGATGTGATTGCAGTAGAAAAAGGAGATACTTTTGCTGCTAACTTTACTATTAAAGATGAATCCGAACAAATCTTAGAAGGTGCCATCATAACGATTGGAGAGGAAAAAAAAACTTCAAATTCAGAAGGTAATATCAGTTTTTCGGAACTAGAAGCAGGTGAATTTGACTTTTCTGTGGAACTTTCAGGGTATACTACTTACAATAGCTCATTTACCATCTCAGATCAAGATTTATCCATTCCCGTTGTGTTGACTTTAACATCAGAAGCTTGGGTAAATGCTGGTGACGATCAGACTGTTGAAAGTGGTGACTTAGTCACACTTACCGCTTCTACTTCTCACAATGATGAGTTTGTAACAAAATGGTCTTCCTCTTCTTCTATACTAATTGAAAACTCTGAAGCGCTGTCCATTCAATTTACTGCTCCTGAAGTAGAAAGTGAAACAGCCTTTGTCTTTGAATTTGAAGGAACAAGAGAAGGGCTTACAGAATACGATGAAGTTACTGTAACAGTTACTCCAAATTCAACAGACATCCCTACATATGCTTTGAATATCGAAGAGAGTATCCCTTTCTATCCAAACCCTGTTGATGATATTGTAAATGTAGAATTAAAGGATGCTTCTGATGTGATCTTTTTTACTTCCAATGGACAAAAAGTAAGGACTCTTTCATTAGCAAAAGGTCTTCAATCTATTAATATATCCGATCTTCAGAAAGGAATTTACTTTTTAAAAATCACTTCTAACAACTTAAATATTTTATATAAAATGCTAAAGAATTAA